TTTGTTTTGCCAAACAGCTCGCACGTTATCAAACTTGAGAAATTTGCCCATCCAGCGCTAAAAAATCCAAAAAGCGTGAGTGTGGACTTTAGCAAAAAGGTGCTTTTAATAACCGGCGTAAACGCTGGCGGTAAGTCGATGCTTTTAAAATCTATCATCTCGGCCACGCTACTTGCAAAGTATCTGCTGCCTATGCGTATCGACGCAAACCGCTCAAGCATCGGCTCTTTTAAAGAATTTGACGCGATTATAGAAGATCCGCAAAGTGTGAAAAACGACATCTCGACCTTTGCTGGCAGGATGGTGCATTTTGCAAGGCTTTTTACTAAAAAATCGATCATCATAGGCATCGACGAGATCGAGCTTGGCACCGACTTTGAGGAGGCTGCGAGCTTGTATGGCGTCATGATAGAGCGACTCATTACTCAAGATATCAAAATGATCATCACGACCCACCACAAACGCCTTGCGATGCTGCTAGCTAAAAACCCAGAGGTTGAGCTAGTGGCGGCACTTTACGACGAGGCGGCTCAAAGGCCTAAATTTGAGTTTTTAAAGGGCACGATCGGTAAGTCTTATGCCTTTGAAACGGCGGCAAGATACGGCATATCTCAAAATTTAGTGGCTCAGGCAAAGAAAATTTACGGTGAAGATAAAGAGAATTTAAACGAGATCATCACAAAGACGCTAAATTTACAAACCAAGCTTGATGAGGGCATAAAAGAGGTCACGGCAAAAGAGGAGCGGCTTGAGCGCTTGCTTGAGGAGCAAAAAGAGCTAAAAGAGAAAAATGAGATCAAGCTAAATGCGACTATTTCACGCCTAGAAAAAGAGTATTATGAAGCGATAAATGCGGCAAAAGCGGTTATAAATTTCAAGGATATAAAAGACAAACAAAGAGCGCTAAACGTGGCAAATGAGAAAAAGGCTGCTATAGTTAAACCTAAAAAAACTGAGCACGAGAGCCTAAAAGTAGGCGATAGAGTGAAGTATGAAAACATAAAAGGCACGGTTTTAAGTATCTCAAAAAATGACGCGATGATCGAGTCAAATGGTATAAATTTACGCGTGCCAATAGAGCTTTTAAGAAAAAATGGCAATGAAATTATTTTGCCTAAAAAAGGTGGCGTAAGTTTAAGCGTAGATAAGCCAAAAACGGCCTCGCTCTCGCTTGATCTGCATGGCATGAGAGCTGACGAGGCGATAGCAAAACTTGATAGATTTATCTCAGATAGTCTTGTTATGGGATTTGACGAGGTTAGCGTATTTCACGGCATCGGCACTGGCAAGCTCGCCTTTGCTGTTAGAAATTTCTTAAAAGAGCATCCAAGCGTGAAAGAGTTTTTTGATGCACCGGCAAATCAAGGCGGATATGGAGCTAAAATAGTCAGGCTTTAACTTCTTCCTAAAAGTTAAAATTTATTTTAAGGTTGATATAATCAGGGCAAGTACACAAAATAAGGGAAGTAACTTTTGAGTAACAAGGACGAGCAAACGGGTAAAAATCTAAACATCACTAAAACGATTATAGGTTTAGTGTTTGTTTTGGGAAGTATTTTTTTAGTCGAAAACCTGGCAGTTTTTTATTTTAAATTTAATAATGCTTCTGCTGAAAATGGTTTTAATCTTCGAAAGAAAGTTGATTATTTGACATATCAATATGTTGATTATTTCAAAAATGTCAGCAAATATGATGTCGCAAATTTCCAATCTTACATTAATGATAGTGCTATGGGTGATGTTCTTTTATTAAAGGATGATAATAAAAATGGATACAAGGTCGTAGCGTCTTCAGATAAAAGAATAATAAATCAAGAATTTAACGACAAAAGCTGTGGAAACATCTTTGCTCATAATTTCCAAAAAGATTATTTTTGGGCAAAAATTTTGCCAGAAAATGCTGCTCAAGTTTGTATGTTTGTGCCGGTCGGAGAGTATATATTAGGCTTTAAAGGAAAGGTCGATCAGCGTATTACTGGCACGCATGATGAGTACTTTTTTGAGTGGCTTTTAAACAATATGGCTTTAACATTTATCTTAAGCTTCGTTGGCGCAATAGTTGCTTTGTCTACTTGTATATGGTACGCGGTTAAATATATAAAAGAAAAAAATAACTATAATGAATTAAAAACAGATGCTAAAAAACAGATAGAAGAGCTTGGAGAAAAGCTTTATATCGATCCAATGACTGGACTTT
This window of the Campylobacter concisus genome carries:
- a CDS encoding endonuclease MutS2, whose protein sequence is MTEEIFLKLDLGEYLDKFNSFLARQKPLFLQGDSKIHFENISELSKYDFKAPDEIKELDDALIRLSKQAVLHISEIYEFAKIIKYFSYLKKQKFEGRLGEWIAKVEIPEAMSQMANSFDENGEFSDSVDERFQAIKQAFSEKKRQIDAELKKLIYSKHITPYLVDTQTHYINSQEALLVRGGFNHALKGTVIARSSGGYFYVAPTSTERLKKEQSELLDRKEEIIFEHCKKFSLQMSKSLLFLKFINNAFDQFDAYQARVNLARSRDYEFVLPNSSHVIKLEKFAHPALKNPKSVSVDFSKKVLLITGVNAGGKSMLLKSIISATLLAKYLLPMRIDANRSSIGSFKEFDAIIEDPQSVKNDISTFAGRMVHFARLFTKKSIIIGIDEIELGTDFEEAASLYGVMIERLITQDIKMIITTHHKRLAMLLAKNPEVELVAALYDEAAQRPKFEFLKGTIGKSYAFETAARYGISQNLVAQAKKIYGEDKENLNEIITKTLNLQTKLDEGIKEVTAKEERLERLLEEQKELKEKNEIKLNATISRLEKEYYEAINAAKAVINFKDIKDKQRALNVANEKKAAIVKPKKTEHESLKVGDRVKYENIKGTVLSISKNDAMIESNGINLRVPIELLRKNGNEIILPKKGGVSLSVDKPKTASLSLDLHGMRADEAIAKLDRFISDSLVMGFDEVSVFHGIGTGKLAFAVRNFLKEHPSVKEFFDAPANQGGYGAKIVRL